A region of the Candidatus Methanoperedens sp. genome:
GGAATGGCATGCAATGCTTGCAGCCAAATGCGGGGATTCCGGTTACACCTTTAAAATAGCAATATCTACAAAAACCCCGGCAGTCAAGACCGGGACGCCCTCCGATGTCAGCAAGAATTTCCATGTCCTCACGAAATGCCAGATGGTATATAAACTTATTCCCAGGATAACCACAATGATTAATTACAATAAATGCATATTAGGAGTAGATGAGCGAGATAAAGGTAACAGATATGTCTGGAAATCCTTTACAGATAGGGAATTTTGTAGAATACGTAAATACAGGTACGAAAGGTAATGTTACTGAGATCATTTCAGATAATGAAGGTACGTGGGCGCTTATCGATAAGACTGATCTTTACTATAAAACAGAAGTTCTGAGAAGAATAACAGTAGTAAAAGATGAAGAAATCGGGGAGAAAATATTTTCCCGCGAGGAAATCAATGAAGTTCTGGAAAAGCAGAAAGAAGCATCCAAACTAGCTGAGATGAGCGATACAAGCCTGGAGAGTGGCGGATAAAATATATAGACAAATTGTCTGGAGTATATTGTATAAGCATGAAGCGACGCCATCATTTATTTTATAATGTTTTATCATGATCGATTCGTAAACTTTAAGTACTTTAGGGGAATTGGTAGGTGTCGCAAGGGATTGTAATGGTTGTTCGATACAATAAAACACAACATGGCCGGAATAAATAGAGCATAATTGACTTATTTTGGGTTCTATATTCTGTCATGTTGCAGTCGCTCGTTTGTTGTATCGCTTCCAAGTGAGCAATTTCTTGGAAATAAACAAAAATTAGGAGGTAAATAAACGTGGCTGACACAATAGACCTATATAGCGACAGAGGAGCAAAACTCAAATCAGGCGTCGACATAAACGACATAAGCCCAATGAGGAATGCCGCTATCAAATCAATAGTCACCGGTATAAAGCGAACAGCAGCCGTTGACTTAGCAGGAATCGAGAAAACCTTAGCAACATCCGCAATCGGTGGCAAAGGCAGAAAGATCCCCGGCAGAGAAATGAAATTAGACATCGTAAAGAATGCAGCAGCTATCCAGAAAGCAGTTACCGAAATGGTACAGGTTGACAGCGGAGATGACACCGTTGTAAAAGCATTAAATGGTGGAAAACAGTTAATCGTCCAGGTTCCATCCGTAAGAATCGATGTTGCAGCAGAGTATGTATCATCATTAACCTGCACAGCATCAGCAGTAACCCAGGCATTAGTAAGCCAGTTCAATATTGGTATGTTCGATGCCCCAACCGTCAAGTCCGCAGTCTGGGGACAGTATCCACAGACACTTGATATGGTAGGCGGAAATGTAAAATCAATCGTCGAAATCCCACAGAAAGATGAAGGATTTGGCTATACATTAAGAAAC
Encoded here:
- a CDS encoding DUF2098 domain-containing protein, whose translation is MSEIKVTDMSGNPLQIGNFVEYVNTGTKGNVTEIISDNEGTWALIDKTDLYYKTEVLRRITVVKDEEIGEKIFSREEINEVLEKQKEASKLAEMSDTSLESGG